A stretch of Cyanobacterium sp. HL-69 DNA encodes these proteins:
- the gyrB gene encoding DNA gyrase, B subunit encodes MAIEKQTSNYGAEQIQVLEGLEPVRKRPGMYIGTTGPRGLHHLVYEVVDNSIDEALAGHCSHIEVDINEDGSVSVIDDGRGIPTDVHPSTNRSALETVMTVLHAGGKFGGGGYKVSGGLHGVGISVVNALSEWVEVKVWRNGSLHQQRYERGIPITELVAQPDAEHSTGTSISFMPDALIFSETTEFNYAILSNRLRELAYLNAGVKITFGDRRLESLKEETYCYEGGIKEYVTYMTREKDVLHQDIIYVEGEKNGVQVEVAFQWCIDAYSDTILGFANNIRTVDGGTHLEGLKTVLTRTLNNVARKRNKIKENEPNLAGENVREGLTAVISVKVPDPEFEGQTKTKLGNSEVRGIVDSLVGEVLNEYLEFNPHVADSIIEKAVQAFKAAEAARRARELVRRKSVLESSPLPGKLADCSTRDPSESEIFLVEGDSAGGCFSGDTEIALVDGRNISFKQLVQEQKEGKKHFCYTIRKDGTIGVESIIHPRITKRNTQVIKVTLDNGEQIVCTPDHRFMLRDGSYKQAQNLTPEDSLMPLYRKISSTQDKAITIDGYEMVWNPRSDSWLFTHLVADWHNRWQGVYKKEDGQHCHHIDFNKRNNNPTNLVRLSADEHLALHRSHLEYTLHRSDVKEKCRQLRQKDEFRQMMSARMKQEDTREILSTNAKALWEDTEYKIYMAEKWLDFYNSNPEYRQQNAQQLYEAQQKYWSDENNRQIQSEKVKDFFKNNPSARQELSDLAKKQWEDQDLLDWRREETKKQWTPEFREKRRQALAKTYYNKTICALKQIEIDCGYVDIEAYNQYRLQTKDKTLLKLETFGERYFHGNQEQVLEAVANYNHRVVKIEPLTELIDVYDIEVPHTHNFALASGVFVHNSAKQGRDRRFQAILPLKGKILNIEKTDDAKIYKNNEIQSLITALGLGIKGDEFDPSQLRYHHIVIMTDADVDGAHIRTLLLTFLYRYQRELVEQGYIYIACPPLYKLERGKNHYYCYSERELQEKIAEFPSNANYSIQRFKGLGEMMPQQLWDTTMNPETRMMKRVEIEDAAEADRIFTVLMGDRVAPRREFIETHGPRLNLTELDV; translated from the coding sequence ATGGCTATCGAAAAACAAACCTCCAACTATGGAGCAGAGCAAATCCAAGTACTGGAGGGGTTAGAACCTGTTAGAAAGCGGCCGGGGATGTATATCGGTACAACAGGGCCAAGGGGTTTGCATCACTTGGTATATGAAGTTGTAGATAACTCCATTGATGAAGCCTTAGCAGGACATTGTAGCCATATTGAAGTAGATATTAATGAAGATGGCTCAGTCAGCGTTATTGATGATGGGCGGGGTATTCCCACCGATGTCCACCCTAGCACCAATCGATCTGCCCTCGAAACCGTAATGACGGTGCTTCACGCAGGGGGAAAATTTGGCGGCGGTGGTTATAAAGTCTCTGGGGGTTTGCACGGGGTAGGTATTTCCGTGGTAAATGCCCTTTCTGAATGGGTAGAGGTGAAGGTATGGCGTAATGGTAGTCTCCACCAACAACGTTATGAAAGAGGGATTCCCATTACCGAATTAGTTGCCCAACCTGATGCGGAGCATTCTACTGGTACATCCATCAGTTTTATGCCCGATGCTCTCATTTTTAGCGAAACCACAGAGTTTAATTACGCCATCCTTTCCAATCGTTTAAGGGAATTGGCTTACCTCAATGCGGGAGTTAAAATTACCTTTGGCGATCGCCGTTTAGAATCTTTAAAAGAAGAAACCTACTGTTATGAAGGGGGTATCAAAGAATACGTCACCTACATGACAAGGGAAAAAGATGTTCTCCATCAAGACATTATCTATGTAGAAGGAGAAAAAAATGGCGTACAAGTAGAAGTAGCCTTCCAGTGGTGTATAGATGCCTATAGCGATACAATCTTAGGCTTTGCCAACAACATCCGCACCGTGGATGGTGGTACTCACCTAGAAGGACTAAAAACCGTACTAACTAGAACTTTAAACAACGTTGCCCGTAAACGTAATAAAATTAAAGAGAATGAACCCAACCTTGCAGGGGAGAACGTCCGAGAAGGTTTAACCGCAGTAATTTCCGTAAAAGTACCCGATCCCGAATTTGAAGGACAAACGAAAACGAAACTCGGTAACTCCGAAGTGCGCGGTATCGTTGATTCCCTCGTAGGGGAAGTATTAAACGAATACTTAGAATTTAATCCCCATGTAGCCGACAGCATCATTGAAAAAGCAGTTCAAGCCTTTAAAGCTGCCGAAGCGGCCCGTCGTGCCAGAGAATTAGTACGCCGTAAATCCGTTTTAGAATCTTCCCCCTTACCCGGAAAACTCGCCGATTGTAGTACAAGAGATCCCTCTGAATCTGAAATTTTCCTCGTGGAAGGCGACAGTGCGGGTGGATGTTTTTCAGGAGATACAGAAATAGCCCTTGTTGATGGTCGAAATATTAGCTTTAAACAATTAGTACAAGAGCAGAAAGAGGGTAAAAAACATTTTTGCTATACCATTCGTAAGGATGGAACCATCGGCGTTGAGAGCATTATCCACCCTCGCATCACAAAAAGAAATACCCAAGTTATCAAAGTAACCCTAGATAATGGTGAGCAGATCGTTTGTACTCCAGATCATCGCTTTATGTTGCGTGATGGTAGCTACAAACAAGCTCAAAATTTAACTCCAGAAGATTCTTTAATGCCTTTGTACCGCAAAATATCTTCAACTCAAGATAAAGCCATCACCATAGATGGTTATGAAATGGTGTGGAATCCTCGTTCTGATTCTTGGTTATTTACCCATTTAGTAGCTGATTGGCATAACCGTTGGCAGGGTGTTTACAAAAAAGAAGATGGGCAACATTGTCATCACATAGATTTCAATAAAAGAAACAATAATCCTACTAACTTAGTTCGTTTAAGTGCTGATGAACATTTAGCGTTACATCGATCGCACTTAGAATATACCTTACACCGTTCCGATGTAAAAGAAAAATGTCGTCAACTCAGACAAAAAGACGAATTCCGTCAGATGATGAGTGCAAGGATGAAACAGGAGGATACTCGTGAAATATTATCCACTAACGCTAAAGCCCTGTGGGAAGATACCGAGTATAAAATTTACATGGCGGAAAAATGGTTAGATTTTTATAACAGTAACCCTGAATACCGTCAGCAAAACGCTCAACAATTATACGAAGCCCAACAAAAATATTGGAGCGACGAAAATAATCGTCAAATTCAAAGTGAGAAAGTAAAAGACTTTTTCAAAAATAATCCTTCTGCCCGTCAAGAATTGTCTGATTTGGCAAAAAAACAGTGGGAAGATCAGGATTTATTAGATTGGAGAAGAGAAGAGACTAAAAAACAGTGGACTCCTGAGTTTAGAGAAAAGCGTCGTCAAGCCTTAGCAAAAACTTACTATAACAAAACCATCTGTGCCCTCAAGCAAATTGAAATAGATTGCGGTTATGTGGATATTGAAGCCTACAATCAATATCGTTTACAAACAAAGGATAAAACCTTATTAAAGTTAGAAACCTTTGGAGAACGTTATTTTCACGGCAATCAAGAGCAAGTTTTGGAAGCCGTTGCTAATTATAATCATCGAGTAGTAAAAATTGAGCCTCTCACAGAATTAATTGATGTTTATGACATAGAAGTACCCCATACTCATAACTTTGCTTTGGCTAGTGGTGTCTTTGTTCATAATAGTGCAAAGCAAGGGCGCGATCGCCGTTTCCAAGCCATCCTACCTCTAAAAGGTAAAATCTTAAACATCGAAAAAACCGATGATGCTAAGATTTACAAAAATAATGAAATTCAATCCCTAATTACTGCATTGGGTTTAGGTATCAAAGGGGATGAATTTGATCCAAGTCAACTCAGGTACCATCATATCGTGATTATGACTGATGCTGACGTAGATGGCGCGCACATCAGAACCCTTTTACTGACTTTCCTTTACCGTTATCAAAGAGAATTGGTAGAGCAGGGATATATCTATATTGCTTGTCCTCCCCTTTATAAACTAGAAAGAGGAAAAAATCATTATTACTGCTATAGCGAAAGGGAATTGCAGGAAAAAATAGCTGAGTTTCCTAGCAATGCTAACTATAGTATCCAAAGATTTAAAGGTTTAGGGGAAATGATGCCCCAACAGTTGTGGGATACCACCATGAATCCTGAAACCCGCATGATGAAAAGGGTTGAAATTGAAGATGCCGCAGAAGCCGATCGCATCTTTACCGTGTTAATGGGTGATAGAGTAGCCCCCCGACGGGAATTTATTGAAACCCACGGGCCACGACTAAATCTAACAGAACTAGACGTATAA
- the moeZ gene encoding putative sulfurylase MoeZ, which yields MLNPNLDSIELNKDEYERYARHIILPEVGLEGQKRLKAASVLCIGTGGLGSPLLLYLAASGIGRIGIVDFDVVDHSNLQRQVIHGTSWVGKPKIESAKNRILEINPTCQVDLYETRLSSENALKILEPYDVIIDGTDNFPTRYLTNDACVLLNKPNVYGSIFRFEGQATVFNYEGGPNYRDLYPEPPPPGMVPSCAEGGVLGVLCGIIGTIQATEAIKIILRVDPAKTLSGRLLLYDAMGMKFRELKLRPNPVRPVIEKLIDYEQFCGIPQAAAQASESEGALEEMTVTQLKELLDSDADDYVLIDVRNPNEYQIAKIPNATLIPLPDIEDGDGVAKVKELVGDKRLIAHCKLGGRSAKALNILKEAGIEGINVKGGIAAWSEEVDSSVPQY from the coding sequence ATGCTCAATCCTAATTTAGACTCTATAGAACTGAATAAAGATGAGTACGAACGCTACGCACGACACATCATTTTGCCCGAAGTCGGATTGGAAGGGCAAAAACGTCTCAAAGCAGCGAGTGTACTCTGTATAGGCACGGGGGGATTAGGTTCACCTCTTTTATTATATTTAGCCGCTTCTGGTATTGGGCGGATTGGTATAGTAGATTTTGACGTAGTCGATCATTCCAACCTGCAAAGACAAGTAATTCACGGTACTTCATGGGTAGGTAAACCTAAAATTGAATCCGCAAAAAATCGTATTTTAGAAATTAACCCCACCTGTCAGGTTGACTTATATGAAACCCGCCTTAGCTCAGAAAATGCCCTTAAAATTCTTGAACCCTACGACGTAATCATTGACGGTACAGATAATTTTCCCACCCGTTACCTCACTAACGATGCCTGTGTATTGTTAAATAAACCCAACGTTTACGGCTCTATTTTCCGCTTTGAAGGACAAGCCACCGTATTTAACTATGAGGGCGGCCCCAACTACCGTGACTTATATCCTGAGCCACCACCACCAGGCATGGTTCCTTCCTGCGCCGAAGGAGGAGTTTTAGGGGTTTTATGTGGTATTATCGGTACAATCCAAGCCACTGAAGCCATTAAAATTATTTTAAGGGTTGATCCTGCCAAAACCCTCAGCGGTAGATTATTACTCTATGATGCCATGGGCATGAAGTTTAGGGAATTGAAACTACGTCCTAATCCTGTGCGCCCCGTCATTGAAAAACTCATTGACTATGAACAATTTTGCGGTATTCCCCAAGCAGCAGCCCAAGCCAGTGAAAGCGAGGGGGCATTGGAGGAGATGACCGTAACCCAGTTAAAAGAGTTATTGGATAGTGATGCCGACGATTATGTATTAATTGATGTGCGTAATCCTAACGAGTATCAAATCGCTAAAATTCCTAATGCTACTTTGATTCCTTTACCTGATATTGAAGATGGTGATGGAGTAGCAAAAGTTAAGGAGTTGGTAGGAGATAAACGCCTGATTGCCCATTGTAAATTGGGTGGACGCTCTGCCAAAGCTCTTAATATCCTTAAAGAAGCAGGAATTGAGGGAATTAATGTGAAAGGCGGTATTGCCGCTTGGAGTGAAGAAGTTGATTCTTCTGTACCTCAATATTAA
- the chrA gene encoding chromate transporter ChrA — translation MSSTSKKKSTDLKELAIVFFRLGAIAFGGPAAHIAMMDEEIVQKRKWITRERLLDLLGVTNLIPGPNSTELAINIGFDRGGWKGLIVAGSAFILPAMVIVWILAYIYVQYQALPQAQWLLYGIKPVIVAIILQALWKLGKKAVKDNVTKVAGILAVVAFFFNINEILILLIVGLGVMVYKERHRFNVRNAWVAPMTVSPFLAQTNVSESVTSPSGWGVFLFFLKVGFFLYGSGYVLLAFLQNQLVEQNQWLTSEQLIDAIAIGQFTPGPILTTATFIGYLLAGNMGAVAATVGIFLPSFLVVLIINPWVEKLRNSPLTASLLDGVNVASLGLMAGVTYILGTEAIVDWITVTMAITATFLVFRYKLNSLWLILAGALIGLVVNLL, via the coding sequence ATGAGTTCTACATCTAAGAAGAAAAGCACAGATTTGAAGGAGTTGGCAATAGTTTTTTTTCGTTTAGGGGCGATCGCCTTCGGGGGCCCTGCGGCACATATTGCCATGATGGATGAGGAAATTGTTCAGAAAAGAAAATGGATTACTAGGGAAAGATTATTAGATTTATTAGGGGTTACTAATTTAATCCCCGGCCCTAATTCCACGGAGTTGGCCATTAATATTGGTTTTGATAGGGGCGGTTGGAAAGGTTTGATTGTGGCGGGCTCGGCTTTTATTTTACCTGCCATGGTCATTGTCTGGATTTTGGCTTATATTTATGTGCAGTATCAAGCCCTTCCCCAAGCTCAATGGTTGTTGTATGGTATCAAACCCGTAATTGTGGCGATTATTCTTCAGGCACTCTGGAAGTTAGGCAAGAAAGCCGTTAAAGATAATGTGACTAAGGTGGCGGGAATTTTGGCGGTGGTTGCCTTTTTTTTTAATATCAACGAAATTCTGATTTTATTAATTGTGGGCTTGGGGGTAATGGTTTATAAGGAAAGACATCGTTTTAATGTTCGTAATGCTTGGGTAGCACCAATGACGGTTTCCCCTTTCCTCGCCCAAACCAATGTTAGTGAAAGTGTTACTTCTCCTTCTGGATGGGGGGTGTTTTTATTTTTCCTCAAGGTAGGTTTTTTTTTATATGGTAGTGGTTATGTGTTATTGGCTTTTTTACAAAATCAATTGGTAGAACAAAATCAGTGGCTTACCTCTGAGCAGTTGATAGATGCCATCGCCATTGGGCAATTTACCCCAGGCCCTATTTTAACTACAGCAACTTTTATCGGTTATCTTTTGGCAGGGAATATGGGCGCTGTAGCCGCCACTGTGGGCATTTTCTTACCTAGTTTTCTGGTTGTTTTAATTATTAATCCTTGGGTTGAAAAGTTGAGAAATTCGCCCCTCACTGCTTCTCTCCTTGATGGGGTAAATGTGGCTTCTTTGGGATTGATGGCAGGGGTAACTTATATTTTGGGTACAGAGGCGATCGTTGACTGGATTACTGTTACCATGGCAATAACTGCGACTTTCTTAGTGTTTCGCTATAAATTGAATTCCCTGTGGTTAATTTTGGCAGGGGCGTTAATAGGATTAGTGGTTAATTTACTCTGA
- the yadH-2 gene encoding ABC2-type transport system permease component — MTQTIDNQKYRAILAPNAENITFESNGLNDFLQETFALTKRLFIQLQRRPSTLVAGVIQPFMWLILFGALFYNAPQSLFGDDFSYGQFLAPGIIVFTAFSGALNAGLPIMFDREFGFLNRLLVAPLASRFSIVAASTIYIISLSLIQTAVIITASAFIGAGLPSATGLSAIALITFLIVLGVTGLSLGLAFALPGHIELLAVIFVINLPLLFASTALAPMAFMANWLQIIASLNPLTYAIEPIRYIYQHGDWNLASIVISTPWTEINFGVVLLLLCGFDALILLAIKPLLSRRFA, encoded by the coding sequence ATGACTCAGACTATAGATAATCAAAAATATCGGGCAATTTTAGCTCCTAATGCCGAAAATATCACTTTTGAGAGTAATGGCTTAAATGATTTTTTGCAGGAAACTTTTGCCCTGACTAAGCGTCTTTTCATTCAGTTACAACGCCGCCCTTCTACCCTCGTGGCGGGGGTTATTCAACCTTTTATGTGGTTAATTTTATTTGGTGCTTTGTTTTATAATGCCCCCCAAAGTTTATTTGGTGATGATTTTAGTTATGGGCAGTTTTTAGCTCCCGGAATTATTGTTTTTACGGCTTTTTCTGGGGCTTTGAATGCTGGTTTGCCTATTATGTTTGATCGAGAATTTGGCTTTTTAAATCGACTATTAGTCGCCCCCCTAGCCTCTCGATTTTCCATTGTGGCTGCTTCGACTATCTATATTATTAGTCTTAGTTTGATTCAGACTGCTGTAATTATTACCGCCAGTGCTTTTATTGGGGCTGGTTTACCTAGCGCTACGGGTTTAAGTGCGATCGCCCTTATCACCTTTTTGATTGTCCTAGGAGTGACAGGATTAAGTCTAGGACTAGCTTTCGCCCTACCCGGACACATCGAACTACTCGCCGTAATATTTGTAATTAATTTACCCCTATTATTTGCAAGTACAGCCCTCGCCCCCATGGCATTCATGGCAAACTGGTTACAAATCATCGCCAGTCTCAACCCCCTAACCTATGCTATCGAACCCATCCGCTATATTTATCAACATGGTGATTGGAATTTGGCTAGTATCGTAATCAGCACCCCTTGGACAGAAATTAACTTCGGCGTTGTACTACTTCTACTATGTGGCTTTGATGCGCTTATTCTTTTGGCAATCAAACCTCTTTTAAGTCGTCGTTTCGCTTAA
- a CDS encoding Membrane-associated protein containing RNA-binding TRAM domain and ribonuclease PIN-domain, YacL B.s — MIDAIIISIFVLAFAGVGFDIVQVLPGDIQGQVSNIQALRWLAAGFSSIIGLAMGLVAQTTYRRLEQRIRKTPIEVIITRAIGLVLGLLLANLMLAPIFLLPIPSEFSFLKPMLAILGSVTFAVLGVSLADTHGRTFLRLINPNSIESMLVAEGTLKPVATKILDTSCIIDGRIQQLLDTGFIEGQILVPQFILQELQQLADATNDQKRVRGRRGLDILNQMQERYPDIIVIHPEEYEDVATVDAKLLHLAHDINATLITNDFNLSKVASLQKILILNINDLAQAIRPIYLPGDYIDLKILKNGKEPSQGIGYLDDGTMVVVEDANNHVGEELRVTVTSALQTSAGRMIFAKTNNSTVNHY, encoded by the coding sequence ATGATTGACGCTATTATTATTTCTATATTCGTTCTTGCATTTGCGGGAGTAGGCTTTGATATAGTCCAAGTTTTACCCGGTGACATTCAAGGGCAAGTCTCCAATATTCAAGCCCTGCGATGGTTAGCCGCTGGTTTTTCTTCTATTATTGGCTTGGCTATGGGTTTAGTTGCTCAAACTACTTATCGCCGTTTAGAACAAAGAATCAGGAAAACCCCTATTGAAGTTATTATAACAAGGGCGATCGGTTTGGTACTAGGTTTATTGTTGGCAAACTTAATGTTAGCCCCCATATTCCTCCTGCCAATTCCTAGCGAGTTTAGTTTCCTTAAACCCATGTTGGCAATTTTGGGTAGTGTTACTTTTGCTGTATTAGGAGTATCCCTCGCTGATACCCACGGAAGAACTTTTTTAAGGTTAATTAACCCCAATAGTATTGAATCAATGTTAGTGGCGGAAGGTACCCTAAAACCCGTTGCTACCAAAATTCTTGACACTAGCTGTATTATTGATGGACGTATTCAACAATTATTGGATACAGGATTTATTGAAGGACAAATTTTAGTACCCCAGTTTATCTTACAAGAATTGCAACAATTAGCTGATGCTACCAATGACCAAAAAAGGGTTAGGGGGCGCAGGGGTTTAGATATTCTTAATCAAATGCAGGAAAGATACCCCGATATTATCGTTATTCATCCCGAAGAGTACGAAGATGTAGCCACAGTGGATGCCAAATTATTGCACCTTGCCCATGATATTAATGCTACCCTCATCACCAATGATTTTAACTTGAGTAAGGTGGCTAGTTTACAAAAAATTCTCATCCTCAATATTAATGATTTAGCCCAAGCTATTCGCCCCATTTATCTCCCTGGAGATTACATCGATTTGAAAATCTTGAAAAATGGTAAAGAACCTAGTCAGGGAATTGGTTACTTGGATGATGGTACCATGGTAGTGGTGGAGGATGCTAATAATCATGTCGGGGAAGAGTTAAGGGTTACTGTTACCTCTGCCCTTCAAACTTCTGCAGGAAGAATGATTTTTGCGAAAACTAACAATTCAACGGTTAATCATTATTAA
- a CDS encoding DnaJ-class molecular chaperone CbpA, protein MNKLDKYYQILNIQSGASVEEVKKAYRQLAKKWHPDNFNDSPEKAELAEKKFLEIHEAYEVLKKSGNSPNFDQQKTKNHDNNYVFVRRNLDTKEKKAEFYYDLGVEEAKNEQWEEAIRYFTHAIKLNDRFANAYYYRGAVLDKLGFGLRAQSDWNQAEFFKSSQNNKVEFNNYSDNKRKKSKQNIGVNKSFQKKEDNFIKWLGVIFGLVLVAFGLAMIRDTRNTENNNQSFYYFLNDYNISLLFK, encoded by the coding sequence ATGAATAAATTAGATAAATATTATCAAATACTTAATATACAATCAGGGGCAAGTGTAGAGGAAGTCAAGAAGGCATACCGACAACTGGCGAAAAAATGGCATCCTGACAATTTTAATGATAGTCCTGAAAAAGCAGAATTAGCTGAAAAAAAATTTTTAGAAATTCACGAGGCTTACGAAGTTTTAAAAAAATCAGGTAATTCTCCTAATTTTGACCAACAAAAAACAAAAAATCATGACAATAATTATGTTTTTGTCAGAAGGAATTTGGATACGAAAGAGAAAAAAGCAGAGTTTTATTACGACTTGGGAGTAGAGGAAGCGAAAAATGAGCAATGGGAGGAAGCTATAAGATATTTTACCCATGCTATTAAATTAAATGATAGGTTTGCTAATGCTTATTATTATCGAGGTGCTGTTTTGGATAAATTGGGTTTTGGGTTGAGGGCGCAGTCAGATTGGAATCAAGCTGAATTTTTTAAAAGTTCGCAAAATAACAAAGTTGAATTTAATAACTATAGCGATAATAAAAGAAAAAAAAGTAAGCAAAATATCGGAGTTAATAAATCTTTTCAAAAAAAGGAAGATAATTTTATTAAATGGTTAGGAGTTATTTTTGGGCTTGTTTTGGTCGCTTTTGGACTTGCTATGATTAGGGATACTAGAAATACGGAAAATAATAACCAAAGTTTTTATTACTTTTTGAATGATTATAATATTTCTTTGCTATTTAAATAG
- the menE gene encoding O-succinylbenzoic acid--CoA ligase MenE: MLSLIWYFFVDKKNFLILLKYFNNNCYHNNNNISVINDINYYIKQINQTTNNVIFLSTNNPNKFISVFFASILTKSSIFLLNPHWQKRELEQVYQIVKPNLVFTDSDNHNNHKQFLLLLKRVKDGNILTTNEDIENHCYPSERIMIPTGGTSGKVKFAIHTWLTLTNSAMGFYEFWQEEKINSFCCLPLYHVSGLMQIIRTFMTKGTLEIYDYSLLKKEVPLNNYQDFFISLVPTQLKFFLENNPNWLIPFKTVLVGGNSTPQDLQNLCHNYQINLALTYGMTETASGVTILSPDNFLNGKKSSGKVLPHAEINIEKKEEQTGKITIKSTSLFKGYYPHSQDYSYFETDDLGYLDQENYLHIVGRNSRKIISGGENIYPSEIEELIRETGLVKDIVILGKKDSYWGQVICALYVPMSENIIDSIKNKLRSHISHYKIPKVWYEMDSIPRNAQGKIDYCYLTTIISEKSN, encoded by the coding sequence TTGTTATCTTTAATTTGGTACTTTTTTGTGGATAAAAAAAACTTTTTAATACTACTTAAATATTTTAATAATAACTGCTACCATAACAATAATAATATTTCTGTTATAAATGATATAAACTATTATATTAAACAGATTAATCAAACTACAAATAATGTAATATTTTTATCAACTAATAATCCTAACAAATTTATTAGTGTCTTTTTCGCTTCAATTTTAACTAAATCATCTATTTTTTTGCTAAATCCTCACTGGCAAAAAAGAGAACTAGAGCAAGTATATCAAATAGTAAAACCTAATTTGGTTTTTACAGACTCAGATAATCATAATAATCATAAACAATTTTTACTTTTATTAAAAAGAGTTAAAGACGGAAATATTTTGACCACTAATGAAGATATAGAAAATCATTGCTACCCTTCAGAAAGAATTATGATTCCCACAGGGGGAACATCTGGCAAAGTTAAATTTGCAATTCATACATGGTTAACGTTAACTAATTCTGCCATGGGATTTTATGAATTTTGGCAAGAGGAAAAAATTAATTCTTTTTGTTGTCTTCCTCTCTATCATGTTAGTGGTTTAATGCAAATTATTAGAACTTTTATGACAAAAGGAACATTAGAAATTTATGATTATTCATTACTCAAAAAAGAAGTTCCATTAAATAATTATCAAGATTTTTTTATTTCCCTTGTACCCACTCAATTAAAGTTTTTTTTAGAAAATAATCCTAATTGGTTGATACCATTTAAAACAGTTTTAGTAGGCGGAAATAGTACTCCTCAAGATTTACAAAATCTTTGCCACAATTATCAAATCAATCTAGCTTTAACCTATGGTATGACTGAAACAGCTTCTGGGGTGACAATTTTGTCTCCAGATAATTTTTTAAATGGTAAAAAAAGTAGTGGAAAAGTTTTGCCCCACGCTGAAATTAATATAGAAAAGAAAGAAGAACAAACTGGTAAAATTACCATAAAAAGTACATCTTTATTTAAAGGATATTATCCTCATTCTCAAGATTATAGTTACTTTGAAACCGATGATTTAGGTTATTTAGATCAAGAAAATTATTTACATATTGTGGGTAGAAATAGCCGTAAAATTATTTCGGGCGGTGAGAATATTTATCCATCAGAAATAGAGGAATTAATTAGGGAAACAGGTTTAGTAAAAGATATAGTTATTTTGGGTAAAAAAGATAGTTATTGGGGACAAGTTATTTGTGCTTTATATGTTCCTATGTCTGAAAATATAATTGATAGTATAAAAAATAAATTACGATCGCACATTAGCCATTATAAAATACCGAAAGTATGGTATGAAATGGACTCTATTCCCCGTAATGCCCAAGGAAAAATCGATTATTGTTACCTCACCACAATCATCAGCGAAAAATCTAACTAA
- the def-2 gene encoding peptide deformylase: MTNTLIVEKEKVNAPLKLHILGDKVLRQNAKRIAKIDESVKELATKMLQTMYAENGIGLAAPQVGVNKQMIVVDLQPDNENNPPLVMINPVIRKYSKDVCILEEGCLSIPNVFLDVTRPSKIEVEFKNLSGKKQRIKASGWMARVIQHEMDHLTGVLFVDRIKNSLILTQELTKQGLDINAVQSIAIS; this comes from the coding sequence ATGACCAATACATTAATTGTTGAAAAAGAAAAGGTAAATGCACCGTTAAAGTTACATATACTAGGAGATAAAGTCCTCAGACAAAATGCCAAACGCATTGCCAAAATTGACGAATCCGTTAAAGAGTTGGCGACAAAAATGCTTCAAACCATGTATGCCGAAAATGGTATCGGTTTAGCAGCCCCCCAAGTGGGAGTCAATAAACAAATGATTGTAGTTGATCTTCAACCTGATAACGAAAACAATCCTCCTTTAGTGATGATTAATCCTGTTATCAGAAAATATAGCAAAGATGTATGTATTTTGGAAGAAGGTTGTTTAAGTATCCCTAACGTCTTCCTCGATGTTACTCGCCCCTCAAAAATCGAAGTAGAATTTAAAAATTTGAGCGGGAAAAAACAGAGAATTAAGGCTTCAGGATGGATGGCAAGAGTAATACAACATGAAATGGATCATCTTACAGGAGTTTTGTTTGTTGATAGGATTAAAAATAGCCTTATTCTTACCCAAGAATTAACTAAACAGGGTTTAGATATAAACGCTGTGCAATCCATTGCTATTTCCTAA